GCGGCAGACCGCACCGGGCTCACACCAAGCCCCAGAAACTACTTCTCGACGAAGGCTTTCTCGATCACGTAGTGGGCGGCCTCGCCGTGATTGCCCTCCTCGTAGCCGCGCGAGGTCAGGAGCTCACGGGTGTCGCGGATCATGTCGGGGCTGCCGCAGAGCATGAAGCGGTCGTTCTCGATCGACATCGGCGGCAGGCCGATATCCTCGAACAGCTTGCCCGAGACCATCAGGTCGGTGATCCGGCCGCGGTTGCGGAACGGCTCGCGGGTGACGGTCGGGTAGTAGATCAGCTGGCTCGAGATCATCTCGCCCAGGAATTCGTGCTTGGGCAGCGTCTCGGTGATGGTCTCGCCATAGGCCAGCTCCTGCACCTGACGGCAGCCATGGACCAGCACGACCTTCTCGAACCGGTCGTAGGTCTCCGGATCCTTGATGATCGACAGGAACGGCGCGAGGCCCGTGCCGGTGCCCAGCAGGTAGAGGTGCTTGCCCGGCAGCAGGTTGTCGAGGACCAGGGTGCCGGTGGGCTTCTTGCCGACGATGATCGGATCGCCGACCTTGAGGTGCTGGAGCTTCGAGGTCAGCGGGCCGTCCTGAACCTTGATCGAGAAGAACTCCAGCTCCTCCTCGTAATTGGCCGAGACCACCGAGTAGGCGCGCAGCAGCGGCCGGCCCTCGACCTCGAGGCCGATCATGGTGAACTCGCCGTTGCGGAACCGGAACGCCGGGTCGCGGGTCGTGCGGAACGAGAACAGATTGTCGGTCCAGTGATGGACCGACAGGACGCGCTCCTCGTAGAACTTGCTCATCGACGGATCAGTCCTCGAATCCTCTGATGCTCGGCTCACGGCCCCGGCGATTCGGGGCCCATGGTTCGGCGGATCCCCGCCGCCCCCTCGGGCGGGGGTGGATCCTCGGCGAGGGCACTCGCCCGGATCCGGATGACAAACACACGCGCGCTGCTTCTTTCGCAGTTGCAGCACACCCGTCAAGGCGTGCCGGGATCACACTCGCGAAAGAAGTGAACGGTCTGGAATCGTTCGAATATTTAGCGCCTTCGCGGGATGTCAGCAGCATCGCTGCCGACATGGGAGGGTTGCTGTCGAGTTGCGGTCTCGTGCGGTGCGTTCAGTCGGGTTCGCCGGGTCGGAGCGGCTTCAGCCCGGCCTCGATCTCGGCGCGACGGGGCTCCAGGAAGGGCGGCAGGGCGAGGCGTGCGCCCAAGGTCTCCAGAGGTTCGTCGGCGGTGAAGCCGGGCCCGTCGGTGGCGATCTCGAACAGGATGCCGTTGGGCTCGCGGAAGTAGAGGCTGCGGAAGTAGTAGCGGTCCACCGGGCCGCTCGTGGGCACCCGGGCGGCCCTCAGCCGGTCTGCCCAGGCGCCATAATCCGCATCCGGGATGCGGAAGGCCACGTGGTGGACCGCGCCCGCCCCCTGACCGGCCGGCGCGGAGCGGTCGGCCAGGAGCTGAACCTCCGCGGCCGGGCCGCCGGGGCCCATGGCGTAGACCTCCACCGGGCCGTCGCTCGTCTCGAAGGCACGATCGCGGCGCATGCCGAGGACCTGGGTCAGCACCGCCGCGGTGCGGGCCGGGTCCGGCACCGAGAGCCGGATCGGGCCGAGGCCGCGGATCTGGTAGGCGGCCGGGACCGGGGATCCGTCCCAGGGATGCTCCGGGCCGCTGTCTCCGTCATCGGCGAGGGCGAGGCGCTGGCCCTCCGGATCCTCGAAATCCAGGGTGAGGCGCCCATCGCGCAGGGCGGGCTCGGCCTCGGCGATCCCGGCCTCGCGCAGGCGCGCGTGCCACCACGCCACCGCGCCCGCGCCGGGCACGCGCAGATGCGTGCGGGTGATGCTGTTCGAGCCGCGCCGCTCCCGGGGCGCCGGCCAGTCGAAGAAGGTGATGTCGGTGCCCGGGCTCGCCAGCCCGTCCGCGTAGAACAGGTGGTAGGCCGAGACGTCGTCCTGGTTCACCGTCTTCTTCACGAGGCGCAGGCCGAGCGTGCCGGTGTAGAAGGCGACGTTCTCCGCCGCGCGGGCGGTCACCGCGGTGAGGTGGTGGATGCCGGTGAGCTGCATGTCGGTCCGGGGGTTGGCGCCGTTGGGCCTCAGGTGGGGACCCGCGTCAGGGTTGCGAAGACGTCGGTTCGGAGCTCACCGTCGCCTCATCACAAGCGCAGCGCAGGGACCCAGGACAGCGCAACGCCGACGATCCTGGCGTCGCGCGCCTCCGAAGAGGGCCACGAAGGCAGGTCAACCCGGGGAGGCCGCGTCTCTCGTTGATGAACCCGTCATTCCGGGACGGCGCAGCAGGGCCCGAAATCCAGAACCGCACCGAATGCCCACCCAACAGGGCGCCGTCGGCAACTCTCGATTCCGGGCTCGCCTGCGGCGCCCCGGAATGACGGCGGGTTGTGACCGGGCGATCGACACCCGGACGCGGTGGACCCGCGTTCCGAGCCTGCCCCTCAGAGCCCGACCGGACGACCGGCGGCGACCACCAGCATCTTGCCGTCCGCGAAGGTGCGGGCGGCGGCGCGGCGGATATCCGCCTGGGTCACGGCCGAGACCATGGCGTTGCGCCGGGCGATATAGTCCATGCCCAGCTCCTCGAAGGCGATCTGCACCAGCTGGTGGGCGATCTTGGTCGAGGTGTCGAAGCCGAGCGCGTAGGAGCCGGTCAGATAATCCTTGGCCTTCTGCAACTCGTCGTCGTCCGGCCCGTCGGCGATCAGCCGGCCGATCTCGTCGCCGATCACCGACAGGGCCTCGCCGACGCGCTCGTTCTTGGTGGCGGTATAGCCCCAGGTCATCGCGGCCGACCGGTGGCTGACCAGCGAGGTTCCCACCGAGTAGGCGAGCCCGCGCTTCTCCCGCACCTCCTGGAACAGGCGGGACGTGAAGGCGCCGCCGCCCAGGATGTGGTTCAGCACGTAGGCCGGGATGAAGTCCGGGTCGCGCCAGGGCACGCCGGCCATGCCGAACCGGATCACCGATTGCGGGACGTCGAGATCGGCGACCACGCGCTGGCCGAGATCGTGCACCTCCGTGCGCGGCACCGCCTTGAGCGCGCCCGCCTCAGGCAAGGATCCGAAGGCCCGGTTCAGGCCCTCTGCAAGCTGCTCGGCGCCGATGGCGCCGACCGCCGCGACCTTCACCCGGCCGCGCCCGATGATCCGGGCATGCATGGCCAGGAGGTCGTCCCGGGTGATCGCCGCGACGCTCTCCACGGTCCCGGAGGAGGGGCGGGCATAGGGGTGGCCGGCGAACGCCTCCTTGAAGAAGCGGCGGGAGGCCAGCACCCCCGGATCGTTCTGCTGGTAGCGCAGGCCGGCGATAATCTG
This window of the Methylobacterium tardum genome carries:
- a CDS encoding ferredoxin--NADP reductase gives rise to the protein MSKFYEERVLSVHHWTDNLFSFRTTRDPAFRFRNGEFTMIGLEVEGRPLLRAYSVVSANYEEELEFFSIKVQDGPLTSKLQHLKVGDPIIVGKKPTGTLVLDNLLPGKHLYLLGTGTGLAPFLSIIKDPETYDRFEKVVLVHGCRQVQELAYGETITETLPKHEFLGEMISSQLIYYPTVTREPFRNRGRITDLMVSGKLFEDIGLPPMSIENDRFMLCGSPDMIRDTRELLTSRGYEEGNHGEAAHYVIEKAFVEK
- a CDS encoding ring-cleaving dioxygenase, producing the protein MQLTGIHHLTAVTARAAENVAFYTGTLGLRLVKKTVNQDDVSAYHLFYADGLASPGTDITFFDWPAPRERRGSNSITRTHLRVPGAGAVAWWHARLREAGIAEAEPALRDGRLTLDFEDPEGQRLALADDGDSGPEHPWDGSPVPAAYQIRGLGPIRLSVPDPARTAAVLTQVLGMRRDRAFETSDGPVEVYAMGPGGPAAEVQLLADRSAPAGQGAGAVHHVAFRIPDADYGAWADRLRAARVPTSGPVDRYYFRSLYFREPNGILFEIATDGPGFTADEPLETLGARLALPPFLEPRRAEIEAGLKPLRPGEPD
- a CDS encoding M16 family metallopeptidase produces the protein MSLTETLVETAAPAASSPTTALPVTTAAGIEAWHVESPVVPMIALAFTFEGGAAQDPAGKSGCAQMLARLLDEGAGDLTSDLFQERLAARAIELSFHAGPDAVGGSLKMLVKHADEAIGLLALALAKPRLDPDAIERVRGQIIAGLRYQQNDPGVLASRRFFKEAFAGHPYARPSSGTVESVAAITRDDLLAMHARIIGRGRVKVAAVGAIGAEQLAEGLNRAFGSLPEAGALKAVPRTEVHDLGQRVVADLDVPQSVIRFGMAGVPWRDPDFIPAYVLNHILGGGAFTSRLFQEVREKRGLAYSVGTSLVSHRSAAMTWGYTATKNERVGEALSVIGDEIGRLIADGPDDDELQKAKDYLTGSYALGFDTSTKIAHQLVQIAFEELGMDYIARRNAMVSAVTQADIRRAAARTFADGKMLVVAAGRPVGL